One genomic region from Cyanobium usitatum str. Tous encodes:
- the murJ gene encoding murein biosynthesis integral membrane protein MurJ → MAKSLRRIALVVAVATALSKLAGLVRQQAIAAAFGVGAAYDAYNYAYVLPGFLLILLGGINGPFHSAMVSVLARRPRQEGAYVLAAINTLVGAGLLGVTVLLLVFAGPLITLVGPGLDATRHDIAVLQLRWMAPMALFAGLIGLGFGALNAADEFWLPSVSPLLSSVAVIAGIAVLWWQLGAAITLPTTAVLGGVVLAGSTTLGAVLQWLIQLPALARQGLQRFQLVWDWRDPGVREVLQVMGPATLSSGMLQINVFVSLFFASGIPAAAAGLGYANLLVQTPLGLLSNALLVPLLPVYARLTAPDDRPELVGRIRQGLMLSNASMLPLGALMVALALPIVALIYERGAFNAGAAELVGNLLMAYGIGMPAYLARDVLVRVFYALGDGVTPFRWSLAGIGLNAIFCWAFVGGPVPGQGQLLPGLYCGAAGLVLATVAVNLITCVGLLLALQTKLGGLPLRLWLRDTMQLFGAAVLAGLAAWGVSVTVAWPIGLWGRLLECSFAGGVGVLIYGVVASLAQVPEVKDLTDQLRDRLPRIGARR, encoded by the coding sequence ATGGCAAAGTCCCTCAGGCGCATTGCCCTGGTTGTGGCAGTGGCCACTGCCCTCAGCAAGTTGGCCGGCCTGGTGCGGCAGCAGGCCATTGCAGCGGCCTTCGGCGTTGGCGCTGCTTACGACGCCTACAACTACGCCTACGTGCTGCCCGGCTTTCTGCTGATCCTGCTGGGCGGCATCAACGGACCTTTCCACAGCGCCATGGTGAGCGTGCTGGCCCGCCGGCCCCGCCAGGAGGGCGCCTACGTGCTGGCCGCAATCAACACCCTGGTGGGGGCGGGGTTGCTCGGGGTGACGGTGTTGCTGTTGGTGTTCGCTGGCCCCCTGATCACCCTGGTGGGCCCGGGCCTGGATGCCACCCGCCACGACATCGCCGTGCTGCAGCTGCGTTGGATGGCGCCGATGGCCCTATTTGCCGGGCTGATCGGCCTGGGCTTTGGAGCCCTTAATGCTGCTGATGAGTTTTGGTTGCCCTCGGTGAGCCCCTTGCTCTCGAGCGTGGCCGTGATCGCTGGTATCGCCGTGCTGTGGTGGCAGCTCGGTGCAGCGATCACCCTGCCCACCACGGCCGTGCTCGGCGGCGTGGTGCTGGCCGGCTCGACCACTTTGGGGGCGGTGCTGCAGTGGCTGATTCAGCTGCCAGCCCTGGCCCGGCAAGGGCTGCAACGCTTTCAGCTGGTGTGGGACTGGCGGGACCCCGGTGTGCGCGAGGTGCTGCAGGTGATGGGGCCCGCCACCCTCTCCTCGGGGATGCTGCAGATCAATGTGTTTGTGTCCTTGTTTTTCGCTTCGGGCATCCCGGCGGCGGCGGCGGGTCTGGGCTACGCCAACCTGCTGGTGCAAACGCCCCTCGGGCTGCTCTCCAATGCCCTGCTGGTGCCGCTATTGCCGGTTTATGCCCGGCTGACGGCACCGGACGATCGACCTGAGCTGGTTGGTCGTATCCGCCAGGGGCTGATGCTCTCCAACGCCAGCATGCTGCCCTTGGGGGCCTTGATGGTGGCGCTGGCTTTGCCCATCGTGGCGCTGATCTATGAGCGGGGGGCTTTCAATGCCGGTGCTGCGGAGTTGGTGGGCAACCTGCTGATGGCCTACGGCATCGGCATGCCCGCCTATCTGGCCCGCGATGTGCTGGTGCGGGTGTTCTACGCCCTCGGCGATGGGGTTACCCCGTTCCGCTGGTCGCTGGCGGGGATCGGGCTGAATGCAATCTTCTGTTGGGCTTTCGTGGGCGGACCAGTGCCCGGCCAGGGCCAGCTGCTGCCTGGGCTCTATTGCGGCGCCGCCGGCCTGGTGCTGGCCACCGTGGCGGTGAATCTGATCACCTGTGTTGGTTTGCTGCTGGCGCTGCAGACAAAGCTCGGCGGGCTGCCACTGCGGCTGTGGCTGCGCGACACGATGCAGCTGTTCGGTGCTGCCGTACTGGCCGGACTGGCGGCCTGGGGCGTGTCGGTAACTGTGGCCTGGCCCATTGGTCTTTGGGGCCGGCTGCTGGAGTGCAGCTTTGCCGGCGGAGTGGGCGTGTTGATCTATGGCGTGGTGGCCAGCCTTGCCCAGGTGCCAGAGGTCAAGGATCTGACCGACCAGTTGCGCGATCGCTTGCCTCGCATTGGCGCGAGGCGCTAA
- a CDS encoding DUF4079 domain-containing protein encodes MPEALAYNLNFLHPLLMLGLLALSSYGMLLGIRAKKTRTADPETRKQLIKGQFAKRHFQIGSLILAITVLGTFGGMAVTYLNNGKLFVGPHLLVGIGMTCLVALAVSLTSLMQQGNLIARKVHVGLNMAMMTLFLWQAVSGFQILNKIWENRPA; translated from the coding sequence CTGCCCGAAGCCCTCGCCTACAACCTCAACTTCCTCCATCCCCTGCTGATGCTGGGCCTGTTGGCCCTCTCCAGCTACGGGATGCTGCTTGGCATCAGGGCTAAGAAAACCCGCACCGCGGATCCTGAGACCCGCAAGCAGCTGATCAAGGGGCAGTTTGCCAAGCGCCATTTCCAGATCGGCAGCCTGATCCTGGCGATCACCGTGCTGGGCACCTTCGGCGGCATGGCCGTTACCTACCTCAATAACGGCAAATTATTTGTAGGCCCCCACCTGCTTGTGGGCATTGGCATGACCTGCTTGGTAGCCCTGGCGGTGTCGCTTACCTCCCTGATGCAGCAGGGCAATCTGATCGCCCGCAAGGTCCATGTGGGCCTCAACATGGCGATGATGACTTTGTTCCTGTGGCAGGCGGTGAGTGGCTTTCAGATCCTCAATAAAATCTGGGAAAACCGCCCTGCTTGA
- a CDS encoding glycosyltransferase family 4 protein translates to MTLAYSPNAAALLTFAVAALCTALVVPVVRGLGLRWGLVDAPDARKQHTSPMVRLGGVGIVIAFSAALGLIWALGGFANLPAEKDQLIWTTLAGALCFFLIGLADDLYALPPLPRLAGQLAISMVAWNEGVRIGNIEIPMGWWGGSDLLLPLPEWLSLLATVIWLVGITNAINWLDGLDGLAAGVSGIAAVGLLSVSFSLHQPAAGLLAAALAGSCLGFLRHNFNPARIFMGDGGSYFLGFALAAISIVGPAKGLTSVSLLLPLLILSLPLADMSAVIMGRLSEGHSPFYPDRRHLHHRLLRTGLSHRRTVLLIYAFTQWLGSLALVLVNAELRFLWLALATAVLIWVLVSTRRALQQPAANREL, encoded by the coding sequence GTGACCCTCGCCTACAGCCCCAACGCGGCCGCCTTGCTCACTTTTGCCGTTGCTGCTCTGTGCACGGCTCTAGTGGTGCCAGTGGTACGCGGGCTCGGACTGCGCTGGGGATTGGTGGATGCTCCCGATGCGCGCAAGCAGCACACCTCACCGATGGTGCGCCTTGGCGGGGTCGGCATTGTTATCGCCTTCAGTGCAGCCCTGGGCCTTATCTGGGCCTTGGGTGGGTTCGCCAACCTGCCCGCTGAGAAGGACCAGCTGATCTGGACCACCCTGGCCGGCGCCCTTTGCTTTTTCTTGATCGGGCTGGCAGATGATCTCTATGCCCTGCCGCCCCTGCCCCGCTTGGCCGGCCAGTTGGCCATTTCGATGGTTGCCTGGAACGAGGGCGTGCGCATCGGCAATATCGAGATCCCCATGGGCTGGTGGGGAGGCTCTGATCTGCTGCTGCCATTGCCAGAGTGGCTAAGCCTGCTGGCAACGGTGATCTGGTTGGTGGGTATCACCAACGCCATCAACTGGCTCGATGGTCTTGATGGTCTGGCAGCGGGCGTGAGCGGTATCGCTGCAGTGGGTTTGTTGTCGGTGAGCTTCAGCCTGCATCAGCCTGCTGCTGGCCTGCTGGCCGCGGCGCTGGCCGGCAGCTGCCTCGGTTTCCTGCGCCACAACTTCAACCCTGCCCGCATCTTTATGGGCGACGGCGGCTCCTATTTCTTGGGCTTTGCTCTGGCGGCGATCAGCATCGTCGGCCCGGCCAAGGGGCTCACCAGCGTCAGCCTGCTGCTACCTCTGTTGATCCTGTCGCTGCCCTTGGCCGACATGTCGGCTGTGATCATGGGTCGCCTCAGCGAAGGCCACTCTCCCTTCTATCCCGATCGGCGCCACCTGCACCACCGGCTGCTGAGGACGGGACTGAGTCATCGCCGCACCGTGTTGCTGATTTATGCCTTCACCCAGTGGTTGGGCTCCCTGGCCCTGGTGCTGGTGAATGCGGAATTGCGCTTTCTCTGGCTGGCCCTGGCTACTGCGGTGTTGATCTGGGTGCTGGTTAGTACTCGCCGGGCCTTGCAGCAGCCTGCGGCCAACCGGGAGCTGTGA
- a CDS encoding cytochrome-c oxidase, translated as MLVIEVTNARDVVRQRLGRLGGRLIGKVVDAEAQVEKALIQELETAFKEFGIEARIFSVDGPRMLGRSHLEIPVQVRAERDVRLDP; from the coding sequence GTGCTGGTCATTGAGGTCACCAACGCCCGCGATGTGGTGCGACAACGCCTAGGTCGCTTGGGCGGACGCCTAATTGGCAAGGTGGTGGACGCCGAGGCCCAGGTTGAAAAAGCCCTGATTCAGGAGCTAGAGACGGCCTTCAAGGAATTCGGCATTGAGGCACGCATCTTTTCGGTGGACGGCCCCCGCATGCTGGGTCGCTCCCACCTAGAGATTCCAGTACAGGTGCGAGCTGAACGGGACGTTCGCCTCGACCCTTAG
- a CDS encoding GAP family protein: MELGRWKPTAPPKALAKRHNPAMLPFHWLTQTIALGLGISFSPLNIALVALLLLGPNPLRRCSTYLGGWILANGGALTTVVLVGSRFSWAMQLGSRGQVLMDLIGAGALVALGLFQLTPAAAIGEESWAMQLMGQLPELDWFPLLGLGAGCALISPENLVFYAKEGGMLLTNHTSLRGDLEVGAVFVAVTTSLLLLPPLAWLLSGGRLRQPLSRLNDWLVHRAEWLVGVFALVLGVYLGWQGIEGLHQMTLGAAALT, translated from the coding sequence ATGGAATTGGGGCGGTGGAAACCCACGGCCCCGCCTAAGGCGCTGGCTAAGCGCCACAATCCCGCGATGCTCCCGTTCCACTGGCTCACCCAGACCATCGCCCTCGGCCTGGGCATTTCCTTCAGCCCACTCAACATCGCTCTGGTGGCGCTGCTGCTGCTGGGCCCCAACCCGCTGCGACGCTGCTCCACCTACCTGGGGGGCTGGATACTCGCCAACGGTGGCGCGCTCACAACGGTGGTGCTGGTAGGCAGTCGCTTCAGTTGGGCCATGCAGCTGGGCAGCCGCGGCCAGGTGCTGATGGACCTGATCGGTGCCGGCGCCCTGGTGGCCCTGGGGCTGTTCCAGCTAACCCCTGCGGCAGCCATCGGGGAGGAGAGCTGGGCGATGCAACTGATGGGCCAGCTACCCGAGCTCGACTGGTTTCCCCTGCTCGGGCTGGGAGCTGGCTGTGCCTTGATCAGCCCGGAAAATCTGGTTTTTTACGCCAAGGAAGGCGGCATGTTGCTCACCAACCACACCTCCCTGCGCGGCGACCTGGAGGTGGGGGCCGTATTTGTGGCCGTAACCACCTCGCTACTGCTGCTGCCACCACTGGCCTGGCTGCTGAGCGGCGGCAGGCTGCGCCAGCCCCTGAGCCGCCTCAACGACTGGCTTGTGCATCGGGCCGAATGGCTGGTGGGGGTATTTGCCCTGGTGCTGGGGGTCTATCTGGGCTGGCAGGGAATTGAGGGGCTCCATCAGATGACCCTGGGAGCCGCAGCTCTGACCTAA
- a CDS encoding 4-hydroxy-3-methylbut-2-enyl diphosphate reductase: MDTRAFKRSLHHSERYNRRGFGLGNEVAGSLEQAYQSDLIAKLRESGYSLESGRLTVRLAEAFGFCWGVERAVAMAYETRRHYPTERIWITNEIIHNPSVNDHLRDMNVLFISVEDGMKDFSEVASGDVVILPAFGATVQEMQLLSERGCHIVDTTCPWVSKVWNTVEKHKKHSFTSIIHGKVKHEETLATSSFAGIYLVVLDLAEAQMVSEYILGNGDRQSFMDRFAKACSPGFDPDRDLIRVGVANQTTMLKSETEEIGRLFERTMLQRFGPIELNEHFLAFNTICDATQERQDAIFALVDEPLDLMVVIGGYNSSNTTHLQEIAVSRGIRSFHIDTPERIGPGNRIEHMPLGGVLEIEQPFLPEGPIRVGITSGASTPDRVVEDVIERLIELCEA, from the coding sequence GTGGATACCCGCGCCTTCAAACGCTCCTTGCACCACTCGGAGCGTTACAACCGCCGAGGCTTCGGTTTGGGCAATGAGGTGGCAGGAAGCCTGGAGCAGGCCTACCAAAGCGATCTGATCGCCAAGCTGCGGGAAAGCGGCTACTCGCTCGAGAGCGGCCGGCTCACCGTGCGGCTGGCGGAAGCTTTTGGGTTCTGCTGGGGCGTAGAGCGGGCGGTGGCGATGGCCTACGAAACCCGGCGCCACTACCCCACTGAACGGATCTGGATCACCAACGAAATCATCCACAACCCTTCGGTCAACGATCACCTGCGCGACATGAACGTGCTGTTCATCTCCGTGGAAGACGGCATGAAAGATTTTTCGGAGGTTGCCAGCGGTGATGTGGTGATCCTGCCCGCCTTCGGCGCCACCGTGCAAGAGATGCAGCTGCTGAGCGAGCGGGGCTGCCACATCGTTGACACAACCTGCCCCTGGGTCTCCAAGGTGTGGAACACGGTGGAAAAGCACAAAAAGCACTCCTTCACCTCGATCATTCACGGCAAGGTGAAGCACGAGGAAACCCTCGCCACCAGCAGCTTCGCCGGCATCTACCTGGTGGTGCTCGACCTGGCCGAAGCCCAGATGGTGAGCGAATACATCCTCGGCAACGGCGATCGGCAATCCTTCATGGACCGCTTCGCTAAAGCCTGCTCGCCCGGCTTCGACCCCGACCGCGATCTGATCCGGGTGGGCGTCGCCAACCAGACCACCATGCTGAAGAGCGAAACCGAAGAGATTGGCCGCCTGTTCGAGCGCACCATGCTGCAGCGCTTCGGCCCCATCGAGCTCAATGAGCACTTCCTGGCCTTCAACACCATTTGCGACGCCACCCAGGAGCGCCAGGACGCCATTTTCGCCCTAGTTGATGAGCCCCTCGACCTGATGGTGGTGATCGGCGGTTACAACTCCTCCAATACCACCCACCTGCAGGAGATCGCCGTCAGCCGCGGCATCCGCTCCTTCCACATCGACACCCCCGAGCGCATTGGCCCTGGCAACCGCATCGAGCACATGCCCCTAGGGGGCGTGCTGGAAATCGAGCAGCCCTTCCTGCCTGAAGGCCCAATCCGAGTGGGCATAACCTCCGGGGCCTCCACCCCCGACCGAGTGGTGGAGGACGTGATCGAGCGGCTGATCGAACTCTGCGAAGCCTGA
- a CDS encoding DUF1997 domain-containing protein yields the protein MSTASAHPSCKAELDSGLLLRDSDDPRVRRYASAFADVMEMRASSPVVSQYLDHHEGWFRRCAAPMSVEALGTRGYALTLGTFGNFGFEVEPTIGLELLPQDQGLYRILTVPHPGGDPKLEGLYDVEFNASLQLDQANDAAVASNDPRPQTLVRWELDLSVWVRLPGVITLLPDGLVQSSGDHLLRQIVRQISRRLTWKVQEDFHGSHDLECPPRRSAQF from the coding sequence TTGTCAACCGCATCAGCCCATCCGTCGTGCAAGGCAGAGCTGGACTCCGGTCTGCTGCTGCGCGACAGCGATGATCCGCGGGTGCGGCGCTATGCAAGTGCCTTTGCAGACGTAATGGAAATGCGGGCCAGCTCGCCCGTTGTCTCCCAATACCTCGATCACCACGAGGGCTGGTTTCGCCGTTGCGCTGCCCCGATGAGTGTGGAAGCACTAGGCACGCGGGGTTACGCCCTGACTTTGGGCACCTTTGGCAACTTCGGTTTCGAGGTGGAGCCCACCATCGGCCTGGAATTGCTGCCCCAAGACCAGGGGCTGTACCGAATCTTGACCGTGCCCCACCCCGGCGGCGATCCCAAGCTTGAAGGGCTTTACGACGTCGAGTTCAACGCCTCGCTGCAACTGGACCAAGCCAATGATGCTGCCGTCGCTTCCAACGATCCCAGGCCCCAAACTTTGGTGCGCTGGGAGCTCGACCTGAGCGTCTGGGTACGCCTACCCGGGGTGATCACCCTGCTGCCTGATGGGCTGGTGCAGTCGAGCGGCGACCACCTGCTGCGTCAGATCGTGAGGCAGATCTCTCGCCGGCTCACCTGGAAGGTGCAGGAAGATTTTCACGGCAGCCACGATCTTGAGTGCCCGCCCCGGCGAAGCGCCCAGTTCTAA
- a CDS encoding competence/damage-inducible protein A: protein MTAEILCIGTELLLGNITNGNARWLAEQLAALGIAHQRQSVVGDNRPRLMAAVREAAGRCRVLITTGGLGPTPDDLTTEAIAAAFDTPLVEHPEIWSAIQARIGARGRFCSPSNRKQAFLPEGAAVLPNPTGTAPGMIWTPPAAPGIQPGFTVLTFPGVPSEMEAMWFGTAEPWLRSAGLAEGVFASRMLRFWGVSESALAEQMADLLALENPTVAPYAGAGEVKLRLTARAASVAEAQILLAPLEAQIRARSGRACFGADGDSLASVVLEQLRRRGETLAVAESCTGGGLGAALAAVPGASDGFVGGVIAYANSIKQALLGVPQALLESHGAVSDPVALAMAEGARRATGATWAIAVTGIAGPGGGSTEKPVGLVHIAIAGPDGGSSEAVRFGATRGRAWIQRLTTGEALHRLRLRLADCPGAQL, encoded by the coding sequence GTGACAGCCGAGATCCTCTGCATCGGCACCGAGCTGCTGCTCGGCAACATCACTAATGGCAATGCCCGCTGGCTGGCCGAGCAGCTGGCAGCCCTGGGCATCGCCCACCAGCGCCAGAGCGTGGTTGGCGACAACCGCCCGCGCCTGATGGCAGCGGTGCGGGAAGCGGCAGGGCGCTGCCGGGTGTTGATCACTACCGGCGGCCTTGGCCCGACCCCAGACGACCTAACCACCGAAGCTATCGCTGCTGCTTTTGACACGCCCCTGGTGGAGCACCCAGAGATCTGGAGCGCCATCCAGGCCCGCATCGGCGCCCGCGGCCGTTTCTGTTCCCCCAGCAACCGCAAGCAGGCATTTCTGCCAGAAGGGGCGGCGGTGTTGCCAAATCCCACCGGCACCGCCCCCGGCATGATCTGGACCCCGCCGGCGGCCCCGGGCATCCAGCCCGGATTCACCGTGCTCACTTTCCCTGGCGTGCCAAGCGAAATGGAGGCGATGTGGTTTGGCACCGCAGAGCCATGGCTGCGCTCAGCTGGTTTGGCTGAGGGGGTGTTCGCCAGTCGCATGTTGCGCTTTTGGGGCGTCTCCGAGTCGGCTCTGGCTGAGCAGATGGCCGATCTGCTGGCGCTCGAAAACCCAACTGTGGCGCCCTACGCCGGCGCCGGTGAGGTGAAGCTGCGCCTCACGGCCAGGGCAGCCAGCGTTGCTGAAGCCCAGATTCTGCTGGCTCCGCTTGAGGCCCAGATCCGGGCCCGCTCCGGTAGGGCCTGCTTCGGCGCCGATGGCGACAGCCTGGCCAGCGTGGTGCTCGAGCAGCTGCGCCGCCGCGGTGAGACGCTGGCGGTAGCTGAGAGCTGCACTGGCGGTGGGCTGGGGGCGGCCCTGGCGGCGGTGCCCGGAGCCTCTGATGGCTTTGTTGGTGGCGTGATTGCCTACGCCAACTCGATTAAGCAGGCGTTGCTTGGGGTGCCGCAGGCCCTGCTTGAGAGCCACGGCGCCGTGAGCGATCCGGTGGCCCTCGCCATGGCTGAGGGCGCCCGCCGTGCGACTGGTGCCACCTGGGCCATTGCTGTGACCGGCATCGCCGGCCCCGGGGGTGGCAGCACTGAGAAGCCGGTGGGACTTGTGCATATCGCCATTGCCGGCCCGGATGGTGGCAGCAGCGAGGCAGTGCGCTTTGGCGCCACGCGGGGCCGGGCCTGGATTCAGCGCTTGACTACCGGTGAGGCGCTCCATCGCTTGCGCCTGCGGCTGGCCGACTGCCCCGGGGCGCAGCTTTAG
- the sfsA gene encoding DNA/RNA nuclease SfsA gives MATCVLSLGPLVEGTLVKRYKRFLADIELENGELVTAHCANTGPMTGVLHPGGRVRLRHAPSPSRKLAWTWEQAQVAGADGTPIWVGINTALPNHLVRATIEAGCLEPWLGPIAAIRAEVPYGEGRRSRIDLLLTPAENAADPRPIYLEVKNTTWSEGQLALFPDTVTERGQKHLVELMALLPESRAVLVPCLSRGDVSRFAPGDAADPRYGELFRQALAAGVEVLPCRYSFSASEVNWHGIGAVETHGPA, from the coding sequence ATGGCCACCTGCGTGCTCAGCCTCGGCCCCTTGGTGGAAGGCACCTTGGTGAAGCGCTACAAGCGCTTCCTGGCCGACATCGAACTAGAAAACGGCGAGCTGGTCACGGCCCACTGCGCCAACACCGGGCCAATGACCGGAGTGCTGCACCCCGGCGGCCGGGTGCGCTTGCGCCACGCCCCCTCCCCCAGCCGCAAGCTGGCCTGGACCTGGGAGCAGGCCCAGGTGGCTGGCGCCGATGGCACGCCCATCTGGGTGGGCATCAACACGGCCCTGCCCAACCATCTGGTGCGGGCCACGATTGAGGCCGGTTGCCTAGAGCCCTGGCTGGGGCCGATCGCCGCCATCCGGGCCGAGGTGCCCTATGGCGAAGGGCGCCGCAGCCGCATAGACCTGCTGCTCACCCCAGCGGAAAACGCCGCCGATCCCAGGCCGATCTACCTGGAGGTGAAAAACACCACCTGGAGCGAAGGGCAGCTGGCCCTTTTCCCAGACACCGTTACTGAACGGGGCCAAAAACACCTGGTGGAGCTGATGGCCCTGCTGCCAGAGAGCCGGGCCGTGCTGGTGCCCTGCCTTAGCCGCGGCGATGTGAGCCGCTTTGCCCCGGGCGACGCGGCCGACCCGCGCTACGGCGAACTGTTTCGCCAGGCCCTAGCGGCGGGCGTGGAGGTACTGCCCTGCCGCTACAGCTTCAGCGCCAGCGAGGTGAACTGGCATGGAATTGGGGCGGTGGAAACCCACGGCCCCGCCTAA
- a CDS encoding DUF3181 family protein, translating to MTLSATDLKELELALADRLYMQVASWHLYLGDAGLAQVLAIECSARLDQGAEVCARQALEAVQVPIGAGSTRLPLARLVPAGQLRDLEEVLEQFCR from the coding sequence ATGACCCTCTCCGCCACAGACCTAAAAGAACTGGAACTGGCCCTGGCAGATCGCCTTTATATGCAAGTAGCCAGTTGGCATCTCTACCTCGGCGACGCCGGCCTGGCCCAGGTCCTGGCGATCGAATGTTCCGCCCGGCTGGACCAGGGGGCGGAGGTGTGCGCGCGCCAGGCCCTTGAGGCGGTGCAGGTGCCGATCGGGGCCGGTTCCACCCGGCTGCCCCTGGCTCGGCTGGTGCCCGCCGGCCAGCTGCGGGACCTCGAAGAGGTGCTGGAGCAGTTTTGCCGATAA
- the glyA gene encoding serine hydroxymethyltransferase, producing the protein MANPGGAALNQSLAAGDPAIAGLIEKELQRQETHLELIASENFASRAVMEAQGSVLTNKYAEGLPSKRYYGGCEHVDAIEELAIERAKELFGAAWANVQPHSGAQANFAVFLALLQPGDTILGMDLSHGGHLTHGSPVNVSGKWFKAVHYGVDPDSQQLNFDTIRQLALEHKPKLIVCGYSAYPRSIDFAVFRAIADEVGAYLLADMAHIAGLVAAGVHPNPVPHCDVVTTTTHKTLRGPRGGLILCRDAEFGKQFDKAVFPGSQGGPLEHVIAAKAVAFGEALQPSFRVYSQQVVANAQALAERIQERGIAVVSGGTDNHIVLLDLRGIGMTGKVADLLVSDVHITANKNTVPFDPQSPFVTSGLRLGTAACTTRGFDEAAFREVADVIADRLLNPEDSAIEQRCRDRVAALCERFPLYAAARELQHA; encoded by the coding sequence ATGGCCAACCCCGGCGGTGCTGCCCTCAACCAGTCCCTAGCTGCCGGAGATCCCGCCATCGCCGGGCTGATTGAAAAGGAGCTGCAGCGCCAGGAAACCCACCTGGAGCTGATCGCCTCTGAGAACTTTGCCTCCCGGGCCGTAATGGAGGCGCAGGGCTCGGTGCTCACAAATAAATATGCCGAAGGCCTGCCATCCAAGCGCTACTACGGCGGCTGTGAGCATGTCGATGCGATCGAGGAGCTGGCGATCGAGCGGGCCAAGGAGCTGTTTGGTGCCGCCTGGGCCAATGTGCAGCCCCACAGCGGCGCCCAGGCCAACTTCGCCGTCTTCCTGGCGCTGCTGCAGCCCGGCGACACGATCCTGGGCATGGATCTCAGCCACGGCGGCCACCTCACCCACGGCTCGCCGGTGAATGTGAGCGGCAAGTGGTTCAAGGCCGTGCACTACGGCGTCGACCCCGACAGCCAGCAGCTCAACTTCGACACCATCCGCCAGCTGGCCCTGGAGCACAAGCCCAAGCTGATCGTCTGCGGCTATTCCGCCTATCCCCGCAGCATTGATTTTGCGGTCTTCCGCGCCATCGCCGATGAGGTGGGCGCCTACCTGCTGGCCGATATGGCCCACATCGCCGGCCTGGTGGCGGCGGGCGTGCACCCCAATCCGGTGCCCCATTGCGACGTGGTGACCACCACCACCCATAAGACCCTGCGGGGGCCCCGCGGCGGCCTGATCCTCTGCCGCGATGCCGAGTTCGGCAAGCAGTTCGATAAGGCCGTGTTCCCCGGTAGCCAGGGCGGCCCGCTCGAGCACGTGATCGCCGCCAAGGCGGTGGCCTTTGGTGAGGCCCTACAGCCCAGCTTCCGCGTCTACAGCCAGCAGGTGGTGGCCAACGCCCAGGCCCTCGCCGAGCGCATCCAGGAGCGCGGCATCGCCGTGGTGAGCGGTGGCACCGACAACCACATCGTGTTGCTGGATCTGCGCGGCATCGGCATGACTGGCAAGGTGGCCGACCTGCTGGTGAGTGATGTCCACATCACAGCCAACAAGAACACCGTGCCCTTCGATCCCCAGTCGCCCTTCGTGACCAGCGGCCTGCGCCTGGGCACCGCTGCCTGCACCACCCGCGGTTTTGACGAGGCCGCCTTCCGCGAGGTGGCCGATGTGATCGCCGATCGCTTGCTCAATCCCGAAGACAGCGCCATTGAGCAGCGCTGCCGCGATCGGGTTGCGGCTCTCTGTGAGCGCTTCCCCCTTTACGCAGCAGCGCGTGAGCTTCAGCACGCTTGA